The region GGCGATTAACTCGTCGATGCGCAACAAGCCGCTGCCGCGCGGGCTCGTCGTGTTTGGCGAAGTGGGCCTGGCCGGCGAAATCCGTCCCGCGCCGCGGGGCCAGGAGCGCTTGCGCGAAGCGGCCAAGCTGGGCTTTACCCTGGCCGTGGTGCCCAAGTCGAACTTGCCGAAGCAAGCCATCGACGGCATCAAGGTCATCGGCGTGGAGCGCATCGACGAAGCGTTCAACAAGCTGCGCGACCACGAGTAAAAGTTGGTATGGTTTAAATGCCAAGCTTGAGACAAGTCAAACTAAATTTCCGTTTAGAACTATAATATTTGTCCGATGGATTCACCTCGTGAATCCGCGTCGACCATGAATTGATAGAGAAGCGGAATACAGTGTCAGTTGAGCAAAGGCAGGGCGCACGCAAGATATTGCGTGCCAAGGCAATGTTGGTGATGGATGGCGCGGGCCCCGTGGCGGCGCGCACGCTCGACGTGGGGCCGGGCGGCATGTCGGCCGTCGTGGCCGACCCGGTGCCGACAGGCAAGCAGGGCAAGGTGCTGTTCGAGCTGTTTTACGATGGCAAGGCGCATATCATCGAGGCGCGCACGTCCGTGTCGCATTGCATTTTCAGCAGTGCCGGTTTCAAGGTGGGACTCACTTTCCAGCACCTGGACATGGCCGTCAGCAGCGCCATTTCCAAGTTCATGCGCTAGCCGCGCCATCGGCCTGCGCACAAGCGGCGGCGCTGTAGAAATGCGCTAAAATGGTGCAAAGGCAATGCACTGCGGTAAACATGGCTCTGCTCGCTGTTTTGATCTTTTGGCCATGCTGCATAATTATCAATCAGTAGAGACGACGCTGCCGCGCATGAGCGTTTGCCGCCTCATCTCTTGTCGACGCCGCGCACGGTCATGCCGATCCGTGGGCGCACCCCCTCACCGGATGAAAAGCCACCATGTTTAATTCGACTATCAACAGCAGGGCCTACACCAACAATACGCAGCAGACCACGCAGGGCAATATTTCGGCCGACGTGTATGCCAAGGTCGAGCGCCAGATGCAGTCGCAGAACACGGGCGTGGTCAAGCTCAACGCCTCGCTGGCGCGCGACCAGGCCAAGTTCTCGGGCCTGGGCCAGCTGCAGTCGGCGCTGGCGAAATTCCAGACCGTGGCCAAGAACATGTCCGGCAGCGGCTTGGCCACCTCGGCCACGCCGAGCGCCAAGGATGTGCTCAGCGCCACCACCACCGACAAGGCCGCCAGCGGCAGCCACGAGCTGAACGTCAAGCAGCTGGCGCAGGGCCAGACCCTGCTCAGCGGGGCGCAGAAGTCGTCGACGACGCCGATCGGCACGGGCGCGCCGGCATTGGTCAAGATCGAACTGGGCACGGTCGACGGCAAGCAATTCACGCCCGGCGGCGGCAAGATCATTTCGCTCACCATCGACAGCAGCAACAATAGCCTGGACGGCATCGCCGCCGCGCTCAAGCAGCAGGGCATCGACGCCAGCGTCGTCAAGGGACCGGATGGCTATTCGCTGGCGCTGAACGGCAAGAGCGGCGCCGACAGCAGCATGCGCATCAGCGTGGCCGGCGACGCGGCCGTCAGCAACCTGCTCGCGTATGCGCCGGGCTCGGCCAAGGGCATGCAGCAGACGGTGGCCGCGCAAGACGCGCTGCTGACCGTCGATGGCAAGGAAGTCAAGAGCGCCACGAACACCCTGACGACGGCCATCGAAGGCGCCACCATCGAACTGAAGAAGAAGGGCACGACGGACCTTGTCATTGCCAAGGACAGCAGCCAGATCGCCAGCAACGTGGCCAGTTTCGTCACCGCCTACAATGAACTCAACAGCAAGCTGCAGAGCCTGCAGCAGGGCGACTTGAAATCCGATACGGCGCTGGGCCAGGTGCGTTCGCAGATGGAACAGGTGCTGCGCACGGCCAGCACGGGCGTGCCCGCCTCCGTTCTCGGCAGCGCTGGCGTGACCCTGGGCAAGAGCGGCGAGCTGGTGCTCGACGAGAAAAAGCTGAAGGCGGCCATCGCGGCCGATCCCGATGCCGTCAGCAAGCTGTTTACGAATAACGGCAAGGGCGTGGCCGACCAGTTCGCGAGCAAGATCGGCGAGCTGACGGGCGAAACGAGCATCATCCGCAAGGAAGTGCAAACGGTGGGCAAGGAAATCACCACCCTCACCAACAAGAAAGCCGTGCTGGCGAAGGCGTTGACGGCGCAGGCGCAGGCACTGGTGAAAGCGTATTCGGCGCAGGAACAGATGGGCTTGAATTCGGCCTTGCCCGGTTATACCGGCAAGAATTCGCTCTTCGACTTCATGGCCTGAGCGCGCGCTGGCCGGCCTGGGGTGCGGCTAAAATCACCATGGCCGCGCACGCCGCCTTGCGTGCCAGGCTAAGGACTGCGGCGACGCGCCTTGCCCTGAGCGCCGTATCGGCGCGCTGCTGCGCTACTCATATCCTGTCGCCCTGGGCAAAGAAGGCCGACGGCGAACTGCCGAAAGTCTTCTTGAACATGGCGGAAAAGGCCGACTGGCTGGCGTAGCCCAGCTCTTCGGCCACCTGCGACAGCGGCACGCCGCGCGCGATCAGCGGCGCCGCGTGCGCCAGGCGCACCTGCTGGCGCCACTGGCCGAAACTCATGCCCAATTCCCGTTCGAACAGCCGCGCCAGGGTGCGCTCCGAGGCGCCCACCAGCTGCGCCCAGTGTTCCAGCGTCTGGTTCAGGCCAGGCTTGTCGATCAGGCTGTCGCACAGGGTCTTCAGGCGCTTGTCGCTGGGCAAGGGAACGCGGATGGGACGCGTGCCCGAGCGCTTCAATTCATCGAGTATCAGTTCGGCCAGCAGCGCTTCGCGCGCCGGTTCCTGGCCCGGATCCAGTTGTTCCAGCGCCATGATCAGCTGGCGCAGCAGGCTCGACACTTCCAGTACCTTGCAGTCGCTGCCCGTGAACGGGGCGCGCGCGGCATGGATGCACAGCGGGCGCAAGCGGGTTTTTTCCAGTATCGTGACGGCATGTTCCACATTCGGCGCGATCCAGATGGCGCGCATGGGCGGCAGCACCCAGCTGCTGTTGTTGGCCGTGATGCGCAGCACGCCTTCCAGCGCCATGGTGACCTGGCCCCAGGGGTGGGTGTGCGGCAAGAGAAATTCATCGGGCTGCAGGTCGCGCGCGATCATGGTCACGGGGATGGTCGCGCTGGGCGCCTCCCGTGGCGGACACATGCGAGTATGGTGGAGGATAGGTATACCCATCAGCTTGGCCTTAATTCGATAAATTATGTCGTTCTGTCGGAAAACAGACGATGGTATTTTGCATACACTTGAGCTTCACCAGTATAAGACAGGGTATGACATGATAACAACAAACTCGGCAACGCACCTGCCGCCGCATGTGCCACCATCGTTGCGCAGCGACGCGCGCGTCATCGCCCTGGTGGGCCTGGCGCATGGCGTGTCGCACTTCTACCATTTGATCCTTGCGGCCCTGTTCGTCTGGCTGAAACCCGCATTCGGCCTGTCGTATGCGGAGCTGGGCTTGCTGATGACGGTGTTTTTCATCATCTCGGGCGTGGGGCAGGCGCTGGCCGGCTTCGTCGTCGACCGTTTCGGCGCGCGCGCCGTGTTGTTTTCCGGCGTCTTCCTGCTGGGCGTGTCGGCGCTGGCCCTGTCCACGGCCCACAGCTATGCGGCCCTGATGCTGGGCGCCATGCTGGCCGGCATGGGCAACAGCGTGTTCCACCCGGCCGACTACACGATCCTCAACCAGCGCGTCTCGGCGGCCCGCGTGGCTTACGGCTTTTCCGTGCATGGCATCAGCGGCAACATCGGCTGGGCCCTGGCGCCCCTGTTCATGACGTATGTCGCTACAAATTATGACTGGCGGGTGGCGCTGCAATGCGCGGCCGTGCTGCCGTTCGCCGTGCTGCTGGTCCTGTTCCTGAACCGCCACGCCATCCGCCCCGAGCCGCTGAAGAAGGCCGCGCCGGGCCAGCCGGCCGGTGGCGAAGGCACGCTGGACTTCTTACGCCTGCCCGCCGTGTGGATGTGCTTTGCCTTCTTCTTCATTACCGCCATCGCCCTGGGCGGCATCCAGAGCTTTGCCAGCGTGGCCCTCGTCAAGCTGTATGGCATGAGCCTGGCGCTGGCCACCAGCGCCTATACGGCCTACATGTTGGCTTCGGCCGTGGGCATGCTGGCCGGCGGCATCGTCGGCGCGCGCAGCAAGCAGCCGGACCGCAACGTGGCGATCGCCTTTTCCGCCGCCGCGCTGCTGGCCGTGCTGCTGGCCATGGCCGTCGTGCCGGCCTGGGGCGCCGTCGTGCTGATGGGCGCCATCGGCTTGACCTCGGGCGTGGCGGGGCCGTCGCGCGACCTGATGATACGCGCGGCGGCGCCGAAGAATGCCACGGGGCGCGTGTATGGCGTCGTGTATTCGGGTCTCGACAGCGGCCTGGCCGTCGGCCCCCTGTTCTTTGGCGCGCTGATGGATGGCAACCATCCGGCCCTGCTGTTCGTCTTCATCGGCGTGTTCCAGGCGCTGGCCATTGCCACGGCCGTCGGCGTGGGCGGTAAAACGCGTGCCGCGGCGCTGCAAAAGGCATAGAATCGTTGTCATCTGTCACTGAGGGAGTAAGCATGACTTTTGCCACCACCGACCTGTGCGACGACCATGCTGCCATGCTGGACGACGGCACCCTGGCCGTGTTGCCGCCCGTCTACCGCGCCTTCGGCCAGCGCGTGCGTTTCAGCGGCCCCGCCACCACCTTGCAAGTGTTCGAGGACAACGCCCTCGTGCGCAGCACCCTGGAAACGCCGGGCCAGGGCCACGTGCTGGTGATCGACGGCGGCGGCAGCCTGCGCCGAGCGCTGGTGGGCGGCCAGCTGGCCGTGCTGGCCGACAGCAATGGCTGGGCCGGCATCGTCGTCGACGGCTGCATCCGCGACAGCGAGGAAATCCAGGTCTGCCAGATCGGCGTGCGGGCCCTGGCCACGCATCCGCGCAAGAGCAACAAGACGGGCGCCGGCCAGCGCGACGTGCGCGTGCAAGTCAGCGGCGTGACCGTGCAACCGGGCGACTGGATCTATGCCGATGCGGACGGCATCCTCGTGGCGCGCCAGCAACTCGATTAAGCGGGACACATCTTGTCATCCGCCATGCGCGCCTTCGGGCGCGTTTTTTTTGCGCCGCTTGTCGCCGCACAAATCCACTGGCGAGCTGGACGCTATGCTGGTGGCAGGCGCCGCTTTTCATCACCGTGGATGGCATTCCACATGGCGCAATGGCGTGACTGGCGGGACGCCCGTGGCTGTCCCATGCAGAGAAATACTCTTCCGCATCCTGAAAAATCATCATTAAGCAATTGATTTCATATGTAAAATTTTAAGTTATATGTCTTATATAAGACTGTTGCTGCGGCGCGCAAAGCAGCCTATGATTTACTCAACGGACGTCCTTCCAACCTGG is a window of Janthinobacterium sp. 1_2014MBL_MicDiv DNA encoding:
- a CDS encoding PilZ domain-containing protein, with the translated sequence MDGAGPVAARTLDVGPGGMSAVVADPVPTGKQGKVLFELFYDGKAHIIEARTSVSHCIFSSAGFKVGLTFQHLDMAVSSAISKFMR
- the fliD gene encoding flagellar filament capping protein FliD — protein: MFNSTINSRAYTNNTQQTTQGNISADVYAKVERQMQSQNTGVVKLNASLARDQAKFSGLGQLQSALAKFQTVAKNMSGSGLATSATPSAKDVLSATTTDKAASGSHELNVKQLAQGQTLLSGAQKSSTTPIGTGAPALVKIELGTVDGKQFTPGGGKIISLTIDSSNNSLDGIAAALKQQGIDASVVKGPDGYSLALNGKSGADSSMRISVAGDAAVSNLLAYAPGSAKGMQQTVAAQDALLTVDGKEVKSATNTLTTAIEGATIELKKKGTTDLVIAKDSSQIASNVASFVTAYNELNSKLQSLQQGDLKSDTALGQVRSQMEQVLRTASTGVPASVLGSAGVTLGKSGELVLDEKKLKAAIAADPDAVSKLFTNNGKGVADQFASKIGELTGETSIIRKEVQTVGKEITTLTNKKAVLAKALTAQAQALVKAYSAQEQMGLNSALPGYTGKNSLFDFMA
- a CDS encoding AraC family transcriptional regulator, translated to MCPPREAPSATIPVTMIARDLQPDEFLLPHTHPWGQVTMALEGVLRITANNSSWVLPPMRAIWIAPNVEHAVTILEKTRLRPLCIHAARAPFTGSDCKVLEVSSLLRQLIMALEQLDPGQEPAREALLAELILDELKRSGTRPIRVPLPSDKRLKTLCDSLIDKPGLNQTLEHWAQLVGASERTLARLFERELGMSFGQWRQQVRLAHAAPLIARGVPLSQVAEELGYASQSAFSAMFKKTFGSSPSAFFAQGDRI
- a CDS encoding MFS transporter, whose translation is MITTNSATHLPPHVPPSLRSDARVIALVGLAHGVSHFYHLILAALFVWLKPAFGLSYAELGLLMTVFFIISGVGQALAGFVVDRFGARAVLFSGVFLLGVSALALSTAHSYAALMLGAMLAGMGNSVFHPADYTILNQRVSAARVAYGFSVHGISGNIGWALAPLFMTYVATNYDWRVALQCAAVLPFAVLLVLFLNRHAIRPEPLKKAAPGQPAGGEGTLDFLRLPAVWMCFAFFFITAIALGGIQSFASVALVKLYGMSLALATSAYTAYMLASAVGMLAGGIVGARSKQPDRNVAIAFSAAALLAVLLAMAVVPAWGAVVLMGAIGLTSGVAGPSRDLMIRAAAPKNATGRVYGVVYSGLDSGLAVGPLFFGALMDGNHPALLFVFIGVFQALAIATAVGVGGKTRAAALQKA
- the rraA gene encoding ribonuclease E activity regulator RraA, encoding MTFATTDLCDDHAAMLDDGTLAVLPPVYRAFGQRVRFSGPATTLQVFEDNALVRSTLETPGQGHVLVIDGGGSLRRALVGGQLAVLADSNGWAGIVVDGCIRDSEEIQVCQIGVRALATHPRKSNKTGAGQRDVRVQVSGVTVQPGDWIYADADGILVARQQLD